The following are from one region of the Synechococcus sp. CBW1108 genome:
- a CDS encoding IS1595 family transposase, protein MARNVIQFQKGLSLPDFQRLYGTEVQCEAALEKARWPGGFRCPRCNGHEHGLVYGRRLKRYQCRSCGHQATLTAGTIMQATKLPLTTWFLAFYMIGQAKTGISSLELSRHLGVNYDTAWLLHHKILRAMADREEAYLLRGKVQIDDSYLGGELPGGKAGRGSENKIPIVAAVSLNEAGRLIHARITAVSGFSSEAIAEWAKRHLAPGSQVLSDGLACFRAVTTAGCSHHAIVTGGKHPNDLPQFRWINTVLGNLKTGFNGTFHAFNFDKYARRYLGGFCFRFNRRFSMVAMTDRIANAVCCCMPCTERDLRVAEAYG, encoded by the coding sequence ATGGCGCGCAACGTCATCCAGTTCCAGAAAGGCCTTTCACTGCCTGACTTCCAGCGGCTCTACGGCACCGAGGTGCAATGTGAGGCTGCTTTGGAGAAGGCGCGCTGGCCCGGTGGGTTCCGCTGTCCCCGCTGCAATGGCCATGAGCATGGGCTGGTCTATGGCCGCAGGCTCAAGCGCTATCAGTGCCGCAGCTGCGGCCATCAGGCCACGCTCACGGCTGGCACGATCATGCAGGCCACGAAATTGCCTCTGACCACCTGGTTTCTGGCCTTTTACATGATCGGGCAGGCCAAAACAGGGATCTCCTCGCTGGAGCTCAGCCGCCACCTGGGCGTGAACTACGACACCGCCTGGCTGCTGCACCACAAGATTCTGCGGGCGATGGCTGATCGGGAGGAGGCTTACCTGCTGCGGGGAAAAGTCCAGATCGATGATTCCTACCTCGGCGGAGAACTGCCGGGCGGCAAGGCAGGTCGGGGTTCAGAGAACAAGATCCCCATCGTCGCGGCCGTCTCCTTGAATGAGGCGGGCCGGCTGATTCACGCCAGGATCACAGCCGTGAGTGGCTTCAGCTCAGAGGCCATCGCTGAGTGGGCCAAGCGCCATCTGGCGCCCGGCAGTCAGGTGCTCTCCGATGGCCTGGCCTGCTTTCGTGCCGTGACCACGGCAGGCTGCAGCCATCACGCCATCGTCACCGGTGGGAAGCACCCAAACGACTTGCCGCAGTTCCGTTGGATCAACACCGTGCTGGGCAACCTCAAGACCGGCTTCAACGGCACCTTCCACGCTTTCAATTTCGACAAGTACGCCAGGCGCTACCTGGGCGGCTTCTGCTTCCGGTTCAACCGGCGCTTCTCGATGGTTGCGATGACTGATCGCATTGCCAATGCGGTCTGTTGCTGCATGCCCTGCACGGAGCGGGATCTCAGGGTTGCGGAGGCTTATGGGTAA
- the istA gene encoding IS21 family transposase: protein MLVTLVPMRRDQGMPAPLTSHQRNLFMTKRRGGSSQEAAAAAAGISVRSARRIECNQLQPRANQPRGRTRPDPLVGVWEEELVPLLQRSPALTPITLLEHLQRQKQDVDWIPLRRTLQRRVREWKAMHGPAPEVIFPLSYEPGEIAFCDFTQLKGVEVTIAGEAFPHLLFHYRLAWSGWSYAQVVQGGESFVALSEGLQNALAACGGVPAELRTDRLSAACRNRNGSFSADITPRYHALCSHYGLAYSRNNCGVAHENGRVESPHGHLKRRIEQALLLRSSSDFESLAEYQAFLAAVLEQYNRPRLVRLEQEKSALRPLPRFRFADYDIEQLTVRRTSTIEVRRVVYSVPPRLIDQRLTVRIFHDRLQLLLGRQIACELARRHGGVERHGRAWSIDLEHLIDALRRKPRALLHCSYQRELFPDERWWQLWQQLRNGGDRDAAARLMVEALYVGCRLAGYEPVLVWLEKAHQRQGLSLAALQQRFRLPPHRPHPPQRISQHTLQSYDDLLALHPAAPGGGSRPADPAATAAVGMDPLPLAEHRLAG, encoded by the coding sequence GTGCTGGTGACCCTGGTGCCGATGCGCAGGGACCAGGGGATGCCGGCACCACTGACAAGCCACCAACGCAACCTGTTCATGACGAAACGACGAGGCGGCAGCAGCCAGGAGGCTGCTGCCGCGGCGGCGGGCATCTCAGTGCGCAGTGCTCGCCGGATTGAATGCAATCAGCTGCAGCCGCGGGCGAACCAGCCCCGTGGCCGCACCCGCCCCGATCCGCTGGTGGGGGTATGGGAGGAGGAGCTGGTGCCGTTGCTGCAGCGCTCACCCGCGCTGACGCCGATCACGCTCCTGGAGCATCTGCAGCGGCAGAAACAAGATGTGGACTGGATTCCGCTACGGCGCACCCTGCAGCGCCGGGTGCGGGAGTGGAAGGCAATGCACGGCCCGGCGCCGGAGGTGATCTTCCCTTTGAGTTACGAGCCCGGCGAGATCGCCTTCTGTGACTTCACCCAGCTCAAAGGGGTGGAGGTGACGATCGCAGGTGAGGCATTCCCCCATCTGTTGTTCCATTACCGCCTGGCATGGAGCGGCTGGAGCTACGCGCAGGTGGTGCAGGGCGGCGAGAGTTTTGTGGCCCTCTCCGAGGGTCTGCAGAACGCCCTGGCAGCTTGCGGCGGGGTGCCGGCGGAACTGCGGACCGATCGGTTATCGGCAGCATGTCGCAACCGCAACGGCAGTTTTTCAGCCGACATCACCCCCCGCTATCACGCCCTCTGCAGCCACTACGGCCTGGCCTACAGCCGCAACAACTGTGGCGTGGCGCATGAGAACGGCCGTGTGGAGAGTCCCCATGGCCATCTCAAGCGGCGGATCGAGCAGGCGCTGCTGCTGCGCAGCAGCAGTGATTTCGAGTCGCTGGCTGAATACCAGGCTTTTCTGGCTGCAGTGCTCGAGCAATACAACCGACCGCGTCTGGTCCGGCTGGAGCAAGAGAAATCGGCGCTGCGGCCACTACCGCGGTTTCGTTTTGCCGACTACGACATTGAACAGCTCACGGTGCGACGCACCAGCACGATCGAGGTGCGCAGGGTGGTGTATTCGGTGCCGCCGCGGTTGATCGACCAGCGGCTGACGGTGCGGATCTTCCACGACCGGCTGCAGCTGCTTCTGGGCCGGCAGATCGCCTGCGAACTGGCGCGGCGCCACGGCGGTGTCGAGCGCCATGGGCGGGCATGGAGCATCGATCTGGAACATCTGATCGATGCGCTCAGGCGCAAACCCCGGGCATTGCTGCACTGCAGTTACCAGCGGGAGCTGTTCCCCGATGAGCGCTGGTGGCAGCTGTGGCAGCAGCTGCGCAATGGCGGTGACCGTGACGCCGCCGCCCGATTGATGGTCGAGGCGCTGTATGTGGGCTGCCGCCTGGCGGGCTACGAGCCAGTGCTGGTTTGGCTCGAGAAGGCCCATCAACGGCAGGGGCTGTCGCTGGCGGCGCTGCAGCAACGCTTCCGGCTGCCGCCCCATCGCCCCCACCCGCCGCAACGCATTTCCCAACACACGCTGCAGAGCTATGACGACCTCCTTGCCCTCCATCCCGCGGCCCCAGGCGGCGGAAGCCGCCCTGCCGATCCTGCTGCGACAGCTGCGGTTGGCATGGATCCGCTGCCACTGGCAGAGCATCGCCTCGCAGGCTGA
- a CDS encoding IS256 family transposase, whose amino-acid sequence MPKTYCAALDLAPLLDGSTAGELIPELARYGLQQLIELEVAAVLGADRHERTEERLGYRNGYRPRSLTTQVGDIDLLIPKLRAGSFLPSILEPRRRVEQALYGVIMEAYICGVSTRKVDALVAALGSQSGISKSQVSRICQDIDEQVQAFLNRPLQESGYAYVYLDATYLHGRLGKALQVCSRAVVVAMGVNADGRRELLGLKVGDSESEGFWSEFLASLKERGLTGVKLVISEAHVGLTKAIRRQLQGCVWQRCRVHFARNLLQRVPKAHQGMVTAALRSVFAQEDAGEILSRWDDLAASLAERFPKATELMNEAREDVLAFRHFPQPHWKKVWSTNLLERVNEEIKRRTRVVGIFPNDASITRLVGAVLLEQHEHWQLEGRRMFSAESMAAIPELEDLPALLSAAA is encoded by the coding sequence ATGCCCAAGACTTACTGTGCCGCACTCGACCTCGCGCCGCTACTGGATGGCAGCACTGCCGGTGAGTTGATCCCCGAGCTGGCCCGTTACGGCCTGCAGCAGCTGATCGAGCTGGAGGTCGCTGCCGTGCTGGGTGCCGACCGCCACGAGCGCACCGAGGAGCGGCTCGGCTATCGCAACGGTTACCGGCCCCGCAGTCTGACCACCCAGGTAGGCGACATCGACCTGCTGATCCCCAAACTGCGGGCTGGCAGCTTCCTGCCCTCGATCCTCGAGCCCCGTCGCCGGGTGGAGCAGGCCCTCTACGGCGTGATCATGGAGGCCTACATCTGTGGGGTCTCCACCCGCAAGGTGGATGCCCTGGTCGCCGCCCTGGGATCCCAGAGCGGTATCTCCAAATCCCAGGTCAGTCGTATCTGCCAGGACATCGACGAGCAGGTTCAGGCGTTTCTGAACCGGCCCCTGCAGGAGTCCGGCTACGCCTACGTCTACCTGGATGCCACCTACCTCCACGGCCGGCTGGGCAAGGCCCTGCAGGTCTGCTCAAGGGCCGTCGTCGTCGCCATGGGGGTCAACGCCGATGGTCGCCGTGAGCTGCTGGGCCTCAAGGTGGGCGACAGCGAGAGCGAGGGCTTCTGGAGTGAGTTCCTCGCCTCGCTCAAAGAGCGCGGCCTGACTGGCGTCAAGCTGGTGATCTCCGAAGCCCACGTGGGCCTCACCAAGGCCATCAGGCGCCAGCTGCAGGGCTGTGTGTGGCAGCGCTGCCGCGTCCACTTCGCCCGCAACCTTCTCCAGCGGGTACCCAAGGCTCACCAGGGCATGGTCACCGCTGCCCTGCGCAGCGTGTTCGCCCAGGAGGATGCCGGAGAGATCCTCAGCCGCTGGGATGACCTGGCCGCCTCGCTGGCGGAGCGCTTCCCCAAGGCCACCGAGCTCATGAACGAGGCCAGAGAGGACGTGCTGGCCTTCCGTCACTTCCCGCAGCCACACTGGAAGAAGGTCTGGAGCACCAACCTGCTGGAGCGGGTCAACGAGGAGATCAAGCGCCGCACCCGCGTCGTCGGCATCTTCCCCAACGACGCGTCGATCACCCGCCTGGTGGGCGCGGTGCTGCTGGAGCAGCACGAGCATTGGCAGCTGGAAGGCCGCCGCATGTTCTCCGCCGAAAGCATGGCTGCCATCCCGGAGCTGGAGGATCTGCCGGCCCTGCTCAGCGCCGCCGCCTGA
- a CDS encoding IS5 family transposase — translation MNDIPDATTLAFFRERLRKAGVIEELFEKFESYLRSQGLEARGGQIIDATLVPFLRQRNSREDNKEIKENRMPEGWDENPNRLQQKDLDARWVKKNGINHYGYKNNICIDVEHGFIRRYAVTPANIHDSQMLPMLLDPENTDDYVWADSAYAGERFEDLLNLGGFESCIHEKGSRNHPLSDAAKERNRIKSAIRACVEHVFGCMTMSMGGKMTRKIGLERNKAWWGLKNLTFNFLRYLLRKDRGLALA, via the coding sequence ATGAACGATATTCCCGATGCTACTACTCTCGCCTTTTTTCGAGAAAGGCTTCGCAAGGCCGGAGTGATCGAAGAGCTATTTGAAAAGTTTGAGTCATATCTTCGGTCCCAAGGTCTCGAAGCCCGTGGCGGTCAGATCATTGATGCAACGCTAGTACCATTTCTAAGGCAGCGAAATAGCAGAGAAGACAACAAGGAGATCAAAGAGAATCGCATGCCTGAAGGCTGGGACGAAAACCCAAATCGATTGCAGCAGAAGGATTTGGATGCGCGATGGGTTAAAAAGAACGGCATCAATCACTACGGCTACAAGAACAATATCTGTATCGACGTGGAACATGGATTTATCAGGCGCTATGCCGTGACACCGGCCAATATCCATGACAGTCAGATGCTGCCAATGCTTCTCGATCCTGAGAACACAGATGATTATGTTTGGGCAGATTCTGCCTATGCAGGCGAGCGCTTTGAAGACCTACTGAATCTTGGCGGTTTTGAAAGTTGCATTCACGAAAAAGGCAGCCGCAATCACCCGCTAAGCGACGCAGCCAAAGAGCGTAACCGTATTAAATCAGCAATAAGAGCTTGTGTGGAACATGTTTTTGGCTGCATGACCATGTCTATGGGTGGCAAGATGACTAGAAAGATTGGACTTGAGAGAAACAAAGCATGGTGGGGTCTCAAGAACCTGACATTCAACTTCCTGCGATATCTTCTAAGGAAGGATCGTGGGCTTGCACTCGCATGA
- a CDS encoding IS66 family transposase zinc-finger binding domain-containing protein, whose protein sequence is MPAASFCGQLLVGIDPEPLRHQMIEIPPITPLVIEHRLHRLVCPCCSTSTCATLPADVEASHYGPRLSALVGLLGSAFTLSFSKTQALLQQLVGGKRPSEWCNSGGPVPLSGG, encoded by the coding sequence ATGCCTGCCGCGTCCTTTTGCGGTCAGCTGTTGGTCGGTATTGATCCAGAACCCTTGCGCCATCAGATGATCGAGATCCCGCCGATCACCCCGCTGGTGATCGAGCATCGCCTGCATCGCTTGGTGTGCCCCTGCTGTTCCACCAGCACCTGTGCAACGCTGCCGGCCGATGTGGAGGCCAGTCACTACGGCCCAAGGCTCAGTGCCCTGGTGGGCCTGCTGGGCAGTGCCTTCACCTTGAGTTTCAGCAAGACCCAGGCCCTGCTCCAGCAGCTGGTAGGAGGGAAGCGCCCCTCCGAGTGGTGTAACTCAGGAGGTCCTGTGCCCCTTTCTGGAGGGTGA
- a CDS encoding WcaF family extracellular polysaccharide biosynthesis acetyltransferase, with protein MPVKYQVLDRFELPADYSNSRPTIRWFFWIVFGDLLMSSWLPGSLWRRILLRIFGASIGHGVLLKPNIKIKFPWHLCVGENLWIGENVWIDNLAHVEIGSNVCISQGVYLCTGNHNFKIASFPYRLGRIDIEDEVWICAMVRIAPSVRVGRGSVIEFGSVVYDSIPSGMIAKGIPAVPIRRRDIT; from the coding sequence ATGCCAGTAAAGTATCAAGTACTAGATAGATTTGAGCTGCCTGCGGATTATTCAAATAGCAGACCAACAATTCGATGGTTTTTTTGGATAGTATTTGGCGATCTGTTGATGTCATCTTGGTTGCCCGGATCGCTTTGGCGCCGCATACTTTTGAGAATATTTGGAGCATCAATTGGCCATGGAGTTTTATTAAAACCTAACATCAAAATTAAATTCCCTTGGCATCTTTGTGTCGGCGAAAATTTGTGGATCGGAGAGAATGTTTGGATTGACAATCTTGCACACGTTGAGATTGGATCAAATGTCTGTATTTCTCAAGGTGTTTATCTATGCACCGGTAATCATAATTTTAAAATAGCATCTTTTCCGTATCGTTTAGGTAGAATTGATATCGAAGACGAGGTTTGGATTTGTGCGATGGTTCGCATTGCTCCGTCAGTTCGCGTAGGAAGAGGTTCCGTTATAGAGTTTGGTTCTGTTGTTTATGATTCTATCCCTTCCGGCATGATTGCAAAAGGAATTCCTGCAGTGCCCATACGGCGTCGAGATATTACTTAG
- a CDS encoding ATP-binding protein, with protein sequence MLDAARRDPEALVGGHGPITLDEVQREPGLLSAVKRAFDRNRSAGRFLLTGSANLLLMRHVSESLAGRWEELLDTPDEGWRDLLAAGDGHEEDWCALAYRGGFPTPALELARPAERAIWFDGYVRTYLERDLQDLATISSLPDFRRLMQAACLRLGQLLNQTELGRDVALPQPTVHRWLNLLETSYLLVRLPAYAVNRTKRLIKAPKLYWGDTGIALHLAGSEPQGPHLENLLLHTGSSVEWLTPDVLAAPWWRVL encoded by the coding sequence GTGCTCGATGCCGCCAGGCGCGATCCAGAGGCGCTGGTGGGAGGCCATGGGCCGATAACACTCGACGAGGTGCAGCGCGAGCCAGGTTTGCTCAGCGCCGTGAAGCGGGCCTTCGACCGGAACCGCAGCGCTGGTCGCTTCCTGCTAACCGGTTCGGCGAATCTGCTCCTGATGCGGCATGTTTCCGAATCGCTCGCCGGCCGCTGGGAGGAGCTGCTCGACACGCCCGATGAAGGATGGCGCGACCTGCTCGCCGCCGGGGACGGGCACGAGGAGGACTGGTGTGCACTGGCGTATCGGGGCGGCTTTCCCACACCGGCCCTCGAGCTGGCCAGACCGGCTGAGCGCGCCATCTGGTTTGACGGCTACGTGCGCACCTATCTCGAGCGCGACCTGCAGGACCTCGCCACGATCAGCTCACTGCCGGATTTCCGCCGGCTGATGCAGGCGGCCTGCCTGCGCCTGGGGCAGCTCCTCAACCAGACCGAGCTGGGGCGCGACGTGGCGCTGCCGCAACCCACGGTGCACCGCTGGCTGAACCTGCTGGAAACTTCTTACCTGCTGGTGCGCCTGCCGGCCTATGCGGTGAATCGCACCAAGCGGCTGATCAAGGCGCCAAAGCTGTACTGGGGCGACACCGGCATCGCTCTGCATCTGGCCGGATCGGAACCGCAAGGTCCCCATCTCGAAAACCTCCTGCTGCACACCGGCAGCAGCGTCGAATGGCTCACCCCCGATGTGCTGGCGGCGCCGTGGTGGCGAGTGCTCTGA
- a CDS encoding DUF6444 domain-containing protein, whose protein sequence is MTAHPAGIPEADWLETPASVRALINAQLQEIELLRGQLSSFATELANLRERIGLSSRNSSKPPSNDGLGFKPPERRKGSGRKRGGQQGHPGSGPELLPIERVDEVVDHHPDAWAVAWCKTRGPNTLIRG, encoded by the coding sequence ATGACCGCACATCCGGCTGGAATTCCAGAAGCCGACTGGCTGGAAACTCCCGCCAGCGTCAGAGCGCTGATCAACGCCCAGCTGCAGGAGATCGAGCTGTTGCGCGGCCAACTCTCCTCCTTCGCCACCGAGTTGGCAAACCTGCGTGAGCGGATCGGACTCAGCTCTCGCAACTCATCTAAACCTCCCTCCAATGATGGTCTGGGTTTTAAGCCGCCAGAGCGGCGCAAGGGCAGTGGCCGCAAGCGGGGCGGCCAGCAGGGCCATCCCGGCAGTGGCCCGGAACTGCTGCCGATCGAGCGGGTGGATGAGGTGGTGGATCACCACCCTGATGCCTGGGCCGTTGCGTGGTGTAAAACCCGAGGCCCGAATACCCTGATCAGAGGGTGA
- a CDS encoding putative toxin-antitoxin system toxin component, PIN family, whose translation MAGLGVVLDTNVLLSGLAYPASIPGRLIAAWRFGALDLVLSDFILAELRRTQPRLVHRHGLTLPAIDDLIDSLAILADLVEPEVVAESDLTDRNDLPVLGTLVAALRLGSAQALVTGDKALLALRDRYPIRTPGEFWAEHGGP comes from the coding sequence ATGGCCGGCCTGGGCGTGGTGCTCGACACCAACGTGCTGCTCTCCGGCCTCGCTTACCCGGCCAGTATCCCTGGCCGGCTGATCGCTGCCTGGCGCTTCGGGGCGCTGGATCTGGTGCTGTCGGATTTCATCCTTGCTGAGCTGCGCCGCACCCAGCCAAGGTTGGTCCACCGTCATGGACTGACGCTTCCTGCCATCGATGATTTGATCGACTCCCTGGCGATTTTGGCCGACCTGGTGGAGCCGGAGGTTGTAGCGGAGAGCGACCTGACGGATCGCAACGACCTGCCGGTGCTCGGCACCCTGGTGGCGGCTCTGCGGCTCGGCTCGGCCCAGGCCCTGGTGACGGGCGACAAAGCCCTACTTGCCTTGCGGGATCGCTACCCCATTCGCACCCCCGGGGAGTTCTGGGCGGAGCATGGCGGCCCCTGA
- the istB gene encoding IS21-like element helper ATPase IstB, whose translation MAWIRCHWQSIASQAEGEGWSPSQFLYALCEQEMEQRQQARQHRLLRAAQLPWSKALADYDHGGRIEAHRWQELEALSRQSEWLQRGENVLLFGPSGVGKTHLAVGIALAQIGLDQACRFYPATSLVQELQKARAEYNLPAALERLDRYPLLLIDDIGYVRRDEQESSVLFELICHRYERRSLLITANQPFTAWDEIFPSSSMTVAAVDRLVHHCHIVEISGDSHRRAQASRRSGSK comes from the coding sequence TTGGCATGGATCCGCTGCCACTGGCAGAGCATCGCCTCGCAGGCTGAGGGCGAGGGCTGGAGCCCCAGTCAGTTTCTCTATGCCCTGTGCGAGCAGGAAATGGAGCAACGCCAGCAGGCCCGCCAGCACCGGCTGCTGCGCGCGGCCCAGCTGCCCTGGAGCAAAGCGCTGGCGGACTACGACCATGGCGGCCGGATCGAGGCGCACCGATGGCAGGAACTGGAGGCCTTGAGCCGCCAGAGCGAGTGGCTGCAGCGGGGCGAGAACGTGCTGCTGTTCGGCCCCAGCGGTGTGGGCAAGACGCACCTGGCGGTCGGCATCGCCTTGGCGCAGATCGGCCTGGATCAGGCCTGCCGCTTCTATCCCGCCACGAGCCTGGTGCAGGAGCTGCAGAAGGCCCGCGCCGAATACAACCTGCCGGCAGCGCTGGAGCGGCTGGATCGCTACCCGCTGCTGCTGATCGATGACATTGGCTATGTGCGGCGGGATGAACAGGAGAGCAGCGTGCTGTTTGAGCTGATCTGCCACCGCTACGAGCGCCGATCGCTGCTGATCACCGCCAATCAGCCGTTCACCGCCTGGGATGAGATCTTCCCCAGCAGCTCAATGACCGTGGCGGCGGTGGACCGGCTGGTGCACCACTGCCACATCGTCGAGATCAGCGGCGACAGCCACCGCCGCGCCCAAGCAAGCCGGCGCAGCGGCAGCAAATAG
- a CDS encoding glycosyltransferase 87 family protein, translated as MRTGQFSAICVGFLALQWLLLKGKKPYLAGLCWALAMIKPQIAVTFAILFIAKPHRKGVLLGIGILIGLSVIALWHTSTPPVEFLKSWLSTLSNFTNTGSPNITGLLLLSNNSLMEYVLIASVAAFAAMISVFYVNRRRSEAATMAWAQLTNASLSMELSGISSILGALLFYHHIYDNIMLYPALICCWLISAQRPMLGNVALSLLITLSLSTPYRFLTWLPSNQAFQPSVWLLIGMFLLFRILNGKAYSPVLAK; from the coding sequence TTGAGGACAGGCCAATTTTCAGCAATATGCGTAGGCTTTCTCGCCCTGCAATGGCTACTACTTAAGGGCAAAAAGCCCTATTTAGCGGGCTTATGCTGGGCGTTGGCGATGATTAAACCTCAAATAGCCGTCACATTTGCCATACTATTTATTGCCAAGCCTCATCGCAAAGGGGTATTGCTCGGAATTGGCATTTTGATCGGACTAAGCGTTATTGCACTGTGGCATACTAGCACTCCACCAGTGGAATTCCTCAAAAGCTGGCTATCAACTCTATCAAATTTCACAAACACGGGGTCTCCAAATATAACCGGATTACTGTTGCTTTCGAACAATAGCCTTATGGAATACGTACTAATCGCTTCGGTCGCTGCCTTTGCAGCAATGATTAGCGTTTTTTACGTGAACAGACGTAGATCAGAAGCCGCCACCATGGCCTGGGCTCAACTGACAAATGCTAGCCTTTCGATGGAGCTTTCTGGGATAAGCTCCATCTTGGGAGCATTATTATTCTATCATCACATATACGACAACATTATGCTATATCCAGCCCTAATATGTTGCTGGCTAATTAGCGCTCAGCGCCCAATGCTAGGCAATGTTGCACTTTCACTTTTGATAACTCTAAGCTTGTCTACGCCCTACAGGTTTTTAACCTGGCTTCCATCCAATCAAGCATTTCAGCCCTCCGTTTGGCTACTTATTGGGATGTTTTTACTATTTCGAATCCTTAATGGCAAAGCATATTCGCCAGTATTGGCGAAATGA
- the ndk gene encoding nucleoside-diphosphate kinase has protein sequence MAAERSFIAIKPDGVQRGLVGEILGRFERKGFKLVGLKQLTPSRELAESHYGVHRERPFFAGLVAFITSGPVVAMVWEGDGVIASARTLIGATKPLEAEPGTIRGDLAVNIGRNVIHGSDAPETAEFEIGLWFQPGELSDWTPADQVWRMEG, from the coding sequence ATGGCCGCCGAACGCTCCTTCATTGCCATCAAGCCCGACGGCGTTCAGCGCGGCCTGGTGGGGGAGATCTTGGGGCGCTTTGAGCGCAAGGGCTTCAAGCTGGTGGGGCTCAAGCAGCTCACCCCCAGCCGCGAGCTGGCCGAGAGCCACTACGGCGTGCACCGCGAGCGCCCCTTCTTCGCCGGCCTGGTGGCCTTCATCACCTCCGGCCCGGTGGTGGCCATGGTGTGGGAAGGCGACGGCGTCATCGCCAGCGCCCGCACATTGATAGGCGCCACCAAGCCCCTGGAGGCCGAGCCCGGCACGATCCGCGGTGATCTGGCCGTCAACATCGGCCGCAATGTGATCCACGGCTCCGACGCCCCCGAAACCGCCGAATTCGAGATCGGTCTCTGGTTCCAGCCTGGCGAGCTCAGCGATTGGACCCCAGCCGATCAGGTGTGGCGCATGGAGGGGTGA
- a CDS encoding type II toxin-antitoxin system Phd/YefM family antitoxin, producing MISEASAVSFRQNLGDMLNQVQYRHDSIVIKRDGKPVAALVDARLFERIRRLQARFDGLCERIEAGYAEVPEAEGLAEIDVAVAASRGGR from the coding sequence ATGATCAGCGAAGCCAGTGCCGTGAGCTTCCGCCAAAACCTCGGCGACATGCTCAATCAGGTGCAATACCGCCACGACAGCATCGTGATCAAGCGCGATGGCAAACCCGTAGCGGCCCTGGTGGATGCCCGTCTTTTTGAGCGGATCCGTCGCCTGCAGGCCCGTTTTGACGGCCTGTGTGAGCGCATCGAAGCGGGCTATGCCGAAGTGCCGGAAGCGGAGGGACTGGCGGAGATTGATGTTGCCGTCGCGGCCAGCCGCGGCGGGCGCTGA
- a CDS encoding transposase, translating into MRSHWQRVTEMLRKQFPKAVPVMDAARDDVLAFLHFPQEHWRKIWSTNPLERLNKEIKRRTNVVGIFPNDAAIVRLVGSQLLEQQEEWQLERRRFFSEATMAKIPEPEEPLELTEADPTKKAAATIR; encoded by the coding sequence GTGCGCTCCCACTGGCAGCGGGTCACCGAGATGCTGCGCAAGCAGTTCCCGAAAGCTGTCCCGGTGATGGACGCCGCCCGTGACGACGTGCTGGCGTTCCTGCACTTCCCGCAGGAGCACTGGCGCAAGATCTGGAGCACCAACCCGCTTGAGCGGCTCAACAAGGAGATCAAGCGCCGCACCAACGTTGTCGGGATCTTCCCCAACGACGCTGCGATCGTGCGGTTGGTGGGCAGCCAGCTGCTGGAGCAGCAGGAGGAATGGCAGCTGGAACGCCGGCGCTTTTTCTCTGAAGCCACCATGGCCAAGATCCCGGAGCCGGAAGAGCCGCTGGAGCTCACCGAAGCTGATCCGACCAAGAAGGCGGCAGCAACCATCCGCTGA